DNA sequence from the Corynebacterium yudongzhengii genome:
AGTGGGATAACGAGGTCGCGGTGGTCACCGACGGCCCCAGCGAGAGCGCACTGCTCACCGAGGCGGCGGAGGATTTCGACGCCGACCTGCTTATCGTCGGCTCCCATACCGCGGCCCCGAAGGGGCGCTTCCTCACTGGTACGACCTCCGACGCCTTGCTGCACTCGTCGACAACCCCTTTGATGCTCGCACCCCGCGCGGTGAAGCTATCGAAGCGCGGCATCACCCGCGTCAACGTCGCCTACCTCGCCCCCTTCGACGACGCTGACTACAGCCACCAAGAGAGCCAGAGCAACCAGGCCCTGTACTTCGGTGGCGAACTCGCCGCCCGCTTGGGGGTCAACCTGCGTTTGACCGCCTTCTCCCCCACCGGCTTGAGCGAGAACTTCCCGGACGACCGGATCGACTTCACCCGCCAGCTTTCCGACGAATGGGGCGAACAGGCCCTCAGCGTCCTCGACCGGGCGCGGGACATGATCGTCGACCACCTGCCAGATCTGAAGGTCGACACCGCGCTCGGCTCCGGTGCCGGCTGGTCCGGCGCCATCGACGCGTTGAAGTGGAAGAAGGGTGATCTGCTGACGTTCGGCTCCACCCAGTCCGGCCCCATCGAGCGCGTCTTCGTCGGCTCGACCGCCGCGCAGTTCATGCAGCACGTCCCGGTCCCGGTCGTCGTGCATCCCTCGCCCGCCGACAGCTGGTACTAGACTCTGCGCCATGTCTCATCGATTCTCCGGCCGCGACAATGGTGACGACGACACGTCCAGCTACCCCCAAGCACCCCTGAACAGCTCCGGCTTCGGTGCGGGCGGGCGCGAGCACCCAGAGAACGACCTCTCCGACGACGCCGACTACGCCAACCTCTACCGCCCGGAACCGCGAGATTTCGACGAGCTCGCCGACCAGGAAGACCCCCTCGTCATCGCAGAGAAGAACCGCCGCTCCTCCAAGCAGGCGTGGCGCTACCTGGCACTGGCCATCCTGAGCTCGCTAGCCTTCGGGGTCATCCTGCTGGTGGTGATGCGGATGATCGCCGGCGCCGATACCTGCGCAGCTGTCGACGGACGCTTCTTATGCACCGAACAGCTCCAAAAGACCTGGGCCGTGCTTGTGTCCCTACCGCCGATCGCCTTCCTCTTCGGCTGCATGGCACTCTTGCTGCGCAAGCTCAACGCATACCTGCGCTGGCGGCCCTGGATGGGAGTGTTCTGGGTGCTGGTCGTGTTCACGATGTGGGTGCTGCTCACCACCGTCCAAGTCTGGCTCGCTGAAGGGCCTGCGCTGTAGCGCTGTGCTGTTGTGGTTGCGGTTTGTTGGTGGCACTTCTCCGGCAAGACGGTTTCGGCAGTTTCCTGGTAGTTTCCGGATAGTTGGTAAAGCGATCCGACTCCGGCTGGCTCTTCCCAGCCTCGGCGGCGGAGCAGGCTCCCGAACTCTCAGCTGCCCCCCCCCCCCCCCGAGCGCGGCGGCACCAGTGCTCGTCGCACGGCGAAGGTGTGTCCCGCATGCCTATGAGTTTTTCGGATTCCATTGATTTTCGGTTACACACGTGCGTAAAGCTTTCAACCCGTACTTTGTGTCGGCAGAGTGAGCCTAGGGCTGTTCTGGTTGTGGGGGTCGTTGCGATGGCCTTGTGAAGGTGAAGGGTGAGGGAGTTCGACCCTGTTTTACGCACGTGCGTAAAAAGTAGAGGCCTCAGGTGACAATGTGGCTCGTATACCTATGAGTGCCCCGGGATTCATAGATTTCCGATTACGCACGTGCGTAAAAATCCCGGTCCGCACTGTGCGGCGGCATAGGGAATCTGGGACTGTTCTGCTTGCGGGGTCGTTGCGGTGGCCCAGTTGGGTCGAAGGACCGAGCGACTCCGATAACCGAACCTATGAGTTCATCGGGATTCATCGATTGCTAATTACGCACGTGCGTAAAAGCAAGGCTCGACCCCGTAACCCCAACAGCGCGTCCTCGTATACCTATGAGTTCTCCGGGATCCATTGGATCCGGATTACGCACGTGCGTAAAACCACTCATCCGCACTATGCCGCGGCATAGACGCGTAGATGGTGTTTCTTCACCTAGCCCAGCAGCCCAAGACGGCGATCCAGCAATTCTTTTCCGGCTGACCGCCACGATGCGAGAAACACTCCAGCAAGCACATTCCGGTAAGAAAAACTCCGCGGGGCCACACGCCGTGAAATCAGGCGTATCGCCGGAGCCTCTGTGTACCCAAGAAGAATTCCCCTCCATATGGCCGACACAGGAAACATCAAACCCTGGGATCTCCGCATCAGAGATGCGAAGGGGCTAGGGCGTGTCTGACAATTGAGGGAAGCGTGGCATGGGACCCTGGCTCCCGTGTCGCGTTTTCACATGTTGAGTGATGCCCAGTGGGAGATGGTCGAAGAGCTTCTGCCCCGTCGCACGGGGAGAAAAGGCCGACCGTTCTCCGATCCCCGGCAGATGCTCGAGGCCATCCTCTACCGCCTTCGGGCAGGGATCGCGCGGCGTGACCTGCCCGCCTGCTTCGGGTCCTGGCAGACGGTCTACACCTGGCACAACCGGATGGCCAAGGACGGACACCTCGGACGTGATCCTTCAGCGACTTCCTACACAGGCCGATACGGAAGACCTGATCGACTGGTCGGTGTCGGTGGACTTTGACGATCACCCGGGCCCATCAGCACGCCACGAACATCACGCGGGTCACAGGGGGCTTTGTCGAATTACAACAACCCGCTGGCCGAGCCGCCTGATCACGCGGTCGGCCGATCACGGGGTGGTCTGTCTACCAAGGTCCACGCCCTGGTCGACGGCCACGGCATGCCCCTGACCATGATCGTCACTGCGGGCCACCGCGGTGACTGCCCGGTGCTGATCCCGTTGTTGAAACGCCTGCGGATGCCCGGGACGGTGGGCCGACCGCGCACCCGGCCCGATGAACTGCGCGCGGATAGGGCGTATGCATCGAAGGCTGTGCACAGGTATCTGCGCGAGCACAAGATCACGGCGACGATCCCGGAGAAAAAGGACGTGATCGCCGCCCGGAAGCGGAAAGGCTCGAAGGGTGGGCGTCCACCGACGTTCGATGCGCAGTCCTACAAGGGCTGCAACGTGGTGGAACGGTTTTCGGCAACCTCAAGCAGTGGCGGGGTGTGGCAACCCGGTACGACAAGCTCGCGGTTGTCTACCGGGCCGGCGTGATGACTATCGCCGTCATGACCTAGCTGAAGAAATTGTCAGACACGCCCTAGGGGTGCTACCAGGTAGCCGGAACCCTAGCACCCACCACACGGACACCCGCTATCACCTACCCCGAACCAACATGCGGGGTGCCGATTACATTTTCGAAAGTGTTCAGGAGCACTGCGCTGGCCTAAAGGTGCCTCCTCGAGGCTTGTGTGCGAGCGCGGGACGTTGAGGATCCACGTGAACGGCTAGTGTATTTACACTGCTAGTAGCCTTTCTACCGGCGTTCCCACCCCCGGCTTTTACCCCCGTCGGGGGTCAGTGTCCACCCCATATTCTAGTGTACAAACCACATCGAACACATGAACTAATACCGGGGGTTATTCATGGACGACCACACCAACCTCACCAACGACGAACTCCTCGACCGCATCACCACCGCCTACGCCATGATGCAACACCACAAAGCCCAATTCCTCCTCGCACTCGCCGTCTTTGATGCCCGCGAACTTGCCCGTCTAGCCGGGGCACCGACTACCGCGGACTGGATGACACGTGCCCTTGATATCGCACCGACTACCGCCTACGACTACTTAAGAGTCGCACGCTTGTTGTTGGAGTTCGCGTATGTGGCGAAATCCTTCGAAGACGGCAAAATCACCTACTCCACCGTCCGCCTGTTAAGCAGCTATTTGAACAAAGACAACGAAATCGAGTTGCTCTTGTTGGCGGAGGAGTATTCCTACCGGGAACTCGAACGCATCCTCATGACCCGAAGAGACAACCGGAACAACGATGCCCCTAGGAAAAATACGTTTAAGATATGGGTTGATAAACACAACGGGCGTATCCGGTTCTCCGGTGATCTGGATCCGATGTTGGGGGCGAAGTTCATGGCGGCGTTGAAAATCGGGGAACTCGCCAACCTCGTCGACCTCGATGACATCGACCCCGAAGTCTTCAGCGACGATGAACGCTTGGGTGAAGAGTTAGCGAAAGCAGAAGCTGAAGCCCTCGCCGCCGAAGACGGGGCAGAA
Encoded proteins:
- a CDS encoding transposase; the protein is MSNYNNPLAEPPDHAVGRSRGGLSTKVHALVDGHGMPLTMIVTAGHRGDCPVLIPLLKRLRMPGTVGRPRTRPDELRADRAYASKAVHRYLREHKITATIPEKKDVIAARKRKGSKGGRPPTFDAQSYKGCNVVERFSATSSSGGVWQPGTTSSRLSTGPA
- a CDS encoding universal stress protein, yielding MAKDSSTSGDDIIAEPRTRAAHTPLRLLVAWQPGPGGDEAISTAAWLARTLLVRVRAVSMILRLWPATSISKLGSGYDDWLADETKTYSRKVRKAFAEAGIDKAQWDNEVAVVTDGPSESALLTEAAEDFDADLLIVGSHTAAPKGRFLTGTTSDALLHSSTTPLMLAPRAVKLSKRGITRVNVAYLAPFDDADYSHQESQSNQALYFGGELAARLGVNLRLTAFSPTGLSENFPDDRIDFTRQLSDEWGEQALSVLDRARDMIVDHLPDLKVDTALGSGAGWSGAIDALKWKKGDLLTFGSTQSGPIERVFVGSTAAQFMQHVPVPVVVHPSPADSWY
- a CDS encoding transposase, which translates into the protein MLSDAQWEMVEELLPRRTGRKGRPFSDPRQMLEAILYRLRAGIARRDLPACFGSWQTVYTWHNRMAKDGHLGRDPSATSYTGRYGRPDRLVGVGGL